In one window of Armatimonadota bacterium DNA:
- the lpxA gene encoding acyl-ACP--UDP-N-acetylglucosamine O-acyltransferase → MTSHHPTAIINEGAQLGVDVSVGAYAIISGQAVIGDRCRIGPHVFIDGHTQIGADTEILFCAALGCPPQDRKYKGEPTSLIIGERNIIHEYVTIHRGSREGTATRVGDDNMIMAYSHLGHNCDVGSGVTMVNNAVVAGHVVIEDRAMISGLVGIHQFTRIGKLAMVAGYSRVVQDVPPFMIAEGSPARVRGLNVVGLRRAGVDADARNLLKSAYRILYRSGLNLSQALDHIAEELEETPELQYLVDFLNQLKFGYVGRQFDRPPSGPPVAAEPADEEEALDDEAGPS, encoded by the coding sequence GTGACTAGCCATCACCCAACCGCCATAATCAATGAAGGCGCGCAACTCGGCGTTGATGTCAGTGTCGGCGCATACGCGATCATCAGCGGGCAGGCCGTGATCGGCGATCGGTGCCGGATCGGCCCACACGTGTTCATTGACGGCCACACCCAGATCGGGGCAGACACCGAGATCCTGTTCTGCGCCGCACTGGGGTGCCCGCCGCAGGACCGCAAGTACAAGGGCGAGCCGACGTCGCTCATCATCGGCGAGCGCAACATCATACACGAGTACGTGACGATCCACCGCGGCAGCCGCGAGGGCACCGCGACCCGGGTGGGTGACGACAACATGATCATGGCCTACAGCCACCTCGGCCACAACTGCGACGTCGGCTCCGGCGTCACCATGGTCAACAACGCGGTCGTGGCGGGGCACGTCGTGATCGAGGACCGGGCCATGATCAGCGGGCTGGTGGGGATCCACCAGTTTACTCGGATTGGCAAGCTGGCGATGGTGGCCGGGTATTCGAGGGTGGTGCAGGATGTCCCGCCTTTCATGATCGCCGAGGGGAGCCCGGCGCGCGTACGCGGGCTCAATGTGGTGGGCCTGCGGCGGGCGGGCGTTGACGCCGACGCGCGCAACCTGCTCAAATCCGCCTACCGCATTCTCTACCGCTCAGGGCTCAACCTGTCCCAGGCGCTGGATCACATCGCCGAGGAACTGGAGGAGACCCCGGAGCTGCAGTATCTCGTGGACTTCCTCAATCAGTTGAAGTTTGGCTACGTCGGCCGGCAGTTCGACCGGCCGCCGTCGGGGCCGCCGGTTGCGGCAGAACCGGCGGACGAGGAAGAGGCACTGGACGACGAGGCGGGGCCGAGTTGA